A DNA window from Hydractinia symbiolongicarpus strain clone_291-10 chromosome 6, HSymV2.1, whole genome shotgun sequence contains the following coding sequences:
- the LOC130647321 gene encoding glutamate--cysteine ligase catalytic subunit-like: protein MGVLTTGDCQSLTYKEIQVWKEHIKTHGIIQFINWYNKVKDTNHDTLKWGDEIEMFMLKFDKNKKSVKLLLKAKDLLNTLQEAENQNPGQTDTAWRPEFTEYMMESSPGMPYGGNIAHFNTVEANMKLRREELLSLLKQKDEFVVTMSTYPRLGCEDTFYPPLENKVDENDATRSIYVSDEVLNQLHPRFKNLAKMITMRKERKVYAEVPIFRDTNTPSPFMDKVSDDAVEDKEVLLPDHVHMDSVTQGLGCGCLQVTFQACNVPEARVLYDQQAVLAPIAMALSASSPCVKGYLIDTDTRWNNISMLCDDRTDEELGKVPLKTKQFRIPKSRYGSVDMFISPDGEKYNDTPVVYRDDHLKLLLDAGIDRQMAEHVAHLFIRDPLAVYKGQLDIGDEDETDHFENINSTNWQTVRFKPPPPGSDIGWRVEMRPIETQLTDFENAAYVTFIVLLTRVILSYDLNLIIPMSKVEENMKRAVKRDAVSEQKFYFRKNLAKGKDESDEYEEMTMDEIINGKGEEFPGLIGVIDFYLSHLDIDVDTRCTITQYLKLIRGRASGELMTTAKYIRNFIRSHPKYKFDSVVTDEINYDLMEKCARITKGEDTCPELFADPNTKTCHIVHESCKKMLEEVEKITKSLPGRKTSELYVQ from the exons ATGGGTGTTTTAACGACAG GTGATTGTCAGTCATTGACATACAAAGAAATCCAGGTATGGAAAGAGCATATTAAGACTCATGGAATCATCCAGTTTATCAACTGGTACAACAAAGTGAAAGATACTAACCACGACACACTTAAATGGGGAGATGAG ATTGAAATGTTCATGTTGAAgtttgacaaaaacaaaaaatcagtgAAGTTGTTATTGAAAGCGAAAGATTTATTGAATACTCTCCAAGAAGCTGAAAACCAAAACCCTGG TCAAACAGACACAGCATGGCGACCAGAATTCACAGAGTATATGATGGAAT CATCACCTGGAATGCCCTATGGTGGAAATATTGCTCATTTTAATACAGTGGAAGCGAATATGAAATTGCG acgTGAAGAACTTTTGTCTCTTCTCAAGCAAAAAGATGAATTTGTTGTCACAATGTCGACTTACCCAAG ATTGGGTTGTGAGGATACTTTTTATCCACCTTTGGAAAATAAAGTTGACGAGAACGATGCTACAAGATCAATTTATGTATCTGACGAAGTTCTCAATCAGCTGCACCCAAGATTCAA AAATCTTGCCAAGATGATTACAATGCGTAAAGAGAGAAAAGTGTACGCGGAAGTACCAA tttttcGAGATACGAACACACCATCCCCATTCATGGATAAAGTTTCAGATGATGCAGTTGAAGATAAAGAAGTATTATTGCCAGATCATGTTCATATGGATAGTGTGACGCAGGGATTGGGTTGCGGTTGTCTCCAG GTTACCTTTCAAGCATGTAACGTACCTGAAGCAAGAGTACTGTATGATCAACAAGCTGTTCTCGCACCTATTGCT ATGGCACTGTCAGCCAGCTCTCCCTGTGTTAAAGGCTACCTTATCGATACTGATACAAGATGGAACAACATCTCCATGTTGTGTGATGATAGGACAGACGAAGAATTAGGAAAAGTG ccATTGAAAACCAAACAATTTCGAATTCCAAAATCTCGCTATGGAAGTGTAGATATGTTTATTTCTCCTGACGGAGAGAAATATAACGATACCCCGGTTGTGTACAGAGACGATCACTTGAAACTTCTCCTTGATGCAG GCATTGACCGCCAAATGGCTGAACATGTCGCCCATTTATTCATCCGAGATCCTTTGGCTGTATACAAAGGTCAGCTAGATATTGGAGACGAAGACGAGACCGATCATTTTGAAAATATCAATTCAACCAACTGGCAAACGGTTCGTTTCAAACCACCGCCACCTGGAAGTGATATTGGATGGAGGGTTGAGATGAGACCGATTGAG ACCCAACTGACAGATTTTGAAAATGCTGCATATGTTACGTTTATTGTGTTGTTGACAAGAGTGATTTTGTCATACGATCTAAACCTTATCATACCGATGTCGAAAGTTGAAGAAAACATGAAGAGAGCTGTAAAGAGAGACGCTGTGTCAGAACAAAAGTTTTACTTCAGAAAGAATCTTGCAAAAG GAAAAGATGAAAGTGATGAATATGAAGAAATGACAATGGATGAAATCATCAATGGAAAAGGAGAAGAATTTCCTGGCTTGATCGGGGTTATTGATTTTTATCTGAGTCATTTAGACATTGATGTTGACACTCGATGCACCATCACTCAATATCTGAAACTCATTCGTGGACGTGCTTCAG GCGAACTGATGACAACAGCCAAATACATTCGCAATTTTATCCGAAGCCATCCAAAATATAAGTTTGATTCTGTTGTCACAGACGAAATAAACTACGATTTGATGGAGAAATGCGCGAGAATCACAAAAGGAGAAGACACATGTCCAGAGTTATTTGCTGATCCGAACACGAAGACGTGTCACATTGTGCATGAATCATGCAAAAAGATGTTGGAAGAGGTGGAAAAGATAACCAAGAGTTTACCTGGAAGGAAAACATCTGAACTATACGTTCAATAA
- the LOC130647313 gene encoding uncharacterized protein LOC130647313 produces MCIKLKKVMKKLIYGLLCFLVLLGLAPLYIDLLIDTCSKINSNFPSLSFLQSRNCVSKFRIKPGELHQLKAKLVERGKEFEAPTVTFNKSKFDINLKLQNNRSSSVTANNGINYNGTLLSKENREFIAEIEHRKAKPPKLVRKMSKQKKAGRVKVKHSQSDKKSFHKTAKPNIQINPNIFSLAKSKKNNNLKIKHSQFESSQKTLMVYSPKKLFSKNVVTNANDVYPHKCNEDTYDVLIKPCKNALAWSQRQKNYTQRTSLKFTTIDINVKPPGSVSYLKMTTFDESNLRKERGGDSWWVHVIGPVSFQVDVVDDLDGTYHAQFDFMESGDYSVVINLKYSLCHGYLDPPMWWFKKGNIGGKYQKQGILNGQRDLINEEKIYNVLVPDNPKADLSLNSLQRKSREVNYRYLNPSCGYWKGSYLYLQQKLKTFPKHTYSTGSWLWVYGDSIQKRFGESLKRDIVCREYYTCNLTYAWVYTNPQVTKKIFDDKDFNKDIILEEIKNILDEPGMQKKSSLLLLNFGLHIVMTTQLSKAQDLFRSLLSMLSMRRRASPDRFPSVAWASTTSPNEHEYRAEKSDGKEIHVDDIRFLTKQRVVLWNAFTRDELQKTDIPILNIFKVTASHPSGPTDGMHYPSNVLLTVKEAFQAYALDDPVS; encoded by the exons ATGtgtataaaattaaagaaagttATGAAGAAATTGATCTATGGACTGTTATGCTTCCTTGTTTTACTAGGACTAGCACCGTTATACATTGACCTTCTCATAGACACTTGCAGTAAAATTAACAGTAACTTTCCATCATTATCTTTTTTGCAATCCAGAAACTGCGTTTCAAAATTTAGAATTAAACCAGGTGAACTACATCAATTGAAAGCTAAGTTAGTGGAGAGAGGGAAGGAATTCGAAGCACCAACTGTGACATTCAACAAAAGCAAGTTTGACATCAATTTAAAATTGCAAAACAACAGGTCTTCATCTGTCACGGCAAACAATGGTATAAATTATAATGGCACCTTATTGAGTAAAGAAAACAGGGAATTTATAGCTGAGATTGAACATAGGAAAGCTAAACCACCTAAACTGGTAAGAAAaatgtcaaaacaaaaaaaagctgGTCGTGTAAAGGTTAAGCACTCACAGTCTGATAAAAAATCATTCCATAAAACAGCCAAACCAAACATTCAGATAAATCCTAACATTTTTTCTCTtgcaaaatcaaagaaaaataacaatttaaaaataaagcacTCTCAGTTTGAATCATCCCAGAAAACATTAATGGTATACAGTCCTAAGAAACTATTTTCTAAGAATGTTGTAACAAATGCTAATGATGTTTACCCTCATAAATGTAACGAAGATACATACGACGTTCTCATAAAACCTTGCAAAAATGCTTTAGCATGGTCtcaaagacaaaaaaattacacaCAACGAACAAGTTTAAAATTCACTACAATCGACATTAATGTTAAACCACCTGGTAGTGTGAGCTATTTAAAAATGACCACTTTTGATGAATCCAATTTGAGAAAAGAAAGGGGTGGTGACTCATGGTGGGTGCATGTAATAGGGCCAGTCTCATTTCAAGTGGATGTGGTTGATGATTTGGATGGGACATACCATGCACAATTTGATTTTATGGAGTCTGGAGACTATAGTGTTGTTATTAACTTGAAATACAGCTTGTGTCATGGATATTTGGATCCACCAATGTGGTGGTTTAAAAAAG GAAATATAGGAGGCAAATATCAAAAACAAGGTATATTAAATGGACAAAGGGATCTGATCAACGAAGAGAAGATATATAATGTCCTAGTACCAGACAATCCCAAAGCAGATTTAAGTTTAAATTCCCTTCAACGAAAATCTAGAGAAGTGAATTATAGATATCTTAATCCGTCTTGTGGTTATTGGAAGGGAAGTTATCTGTACCTCCAACAAAagttgaaaacatttccgaaacaTACATACTCTACTGGTAGCTGGCTCTGGGTGTATGGTGATTCCATCCAAAAACGCTTTGGAGAGAGCTTGAAGCGAGATATCGTTTGTCGAGAGTATTACACCTGCAATTTGACATACGCGTGGGTTTACACCAATCCGCAAGTCACAAAAAAGATATTTGATGATAAAGATTTTAACAAGGATATTATATTGGAGGAAATAAAGAACATATTAGATGAACCTGGCATGCAAAAGAAATCAAGCTTGCTTCTACTTAACTTCGGACTTCATATCGTCATGACGACACAATTGAGTAAAGCACAGGATTTATTTCGTAGCCTACTGAGTATGCTGTCGATGAGGAGAAGGGCGTCTCCTGATCGATTTCCAAGTGTGGCGTGGGCGTCAACAACATCACCGAATGAGCATGAATACAGAGCCGAAAAAAGCGATGGGAAAGAGATTCATGTGGATGACATAAGGTTCTTAACGAAGCAG CGTGTCGTTCTGTGGAACGCGTTCACGAGAGATGAACTTCAAAAGACCGACATACCGATTCTAAATATTTTCAAAGTGACGGCGTCGCACCCATCGGGGCCGACTGATGGTATGCATTATCCCAGCAACGTGTTATTGACTGTCAAAGAAGCATTTCAAGCGTATGCTTTGGATGATCCTGTGAGTTGA